TACGGCGGCAAAGACCCGATGGCTGTTGAGCCGGACGGGAAGGCTGCCACAACGTGGGGAGAGATTAAGACGGAATAAACGCATCGGTTGTAGGCAGAGTTTAGGACATTTCGCTAATGCCCAAATTGTGCCTACAAAAAACAAGCGTTACGCCGTAGCAAGAGGATGAAAGGAAATTCGCGGTAACGTGGGGGGACCTCAAAATACAATGAGCGATCAAAAGCCGTTAGCAATAGGCATTATTGGTGCTGGCAATATGGGAAGACATCATCAGGGGGCGATAACCAATTATGGTGCGCGGGTTGTCGCCGTCCATGATGTAAGACTTGAGGCGGCGCGCGAACTCACAGCGCATGCCGAATCAGCACTCGCAACTACGGCGTTGGATGCCTTCTTTGATGTGGACATGGACGGCGTGGTTATCACGACACCCCCTCCTATCCGACTTGAACCGATCCAAATGGCATGCGACCGCGGTATCCCTGTGATGGTTGAAAAACCGCCCGCCTTGAACATGGCTGAAGGCAGGAAATGCCTCGCATGCATCGAGAAGGCGGATGTCATTGCTGCTGTTGGGTTCCAACTCCGCTATCATCCACTCTATGAACGGCTGAAAGCGTTGATCGCTTCGGAATCGGTCCACCTCGTGCGGACGGTGTGCACCGTTAATTATTATCTGAGTTTCCGGATGTCGCCTTGGTTTTTACAATATGATATAAGCGGGGGTCCCTTGCCGGAACAGGCGGTGCACGTGTTGGATTGTGCGCGTTTTGTGATGGGAAATCCGAAGCCTGTGCAAGCACATGCCCTCGCTGCTAAAAACATGGCGTTGGAACGAACCGAATTCGATGCCGAAAATGCCATTCAGATGACCTATCAACTGGACAATGGCGTTTTCGGAACACACATGAATCACTGTGGCACCGAAGGCTTTAGTTTTGAGGTTGAAGTCGTCGGGCCGCATTTGCGATTACAAGCGAAGATGACGGATAACGTTATCTGTGGATACCTTAACGGTGAGATCGTCAACGAATCAGTGACTTCCGAAAACAGTCTGGGTTTAGACAAATCCGGAGCGTGGTTGCGTGCCATTGAAACAGGCGATAGAACGCTCATTCGTTCGCCATTCGCGGATGCAATTGAGACCCTTGCCCTGATTGATGCCGCGGTCCAAAGTCGGGGCACCGGCAGATTTATTAATGTGAAGGACCTGTAATTGTAGCCTGCAACAATCCGCAGAAATACCCCGCTGAATGCCACACGCGCATTCAGCGTTGATTCACAAAAACACGCAGGCGGGACTACGGGAAGGAACACTATCTACCCAAGGTCCTAACCGAACCGCAAGGAATAATTAAAATGATAGATTGGATTTATTCTCGAAGTAGCTGAAACTCGTGTAAAAAGGTTCAAGAGTTTCTTGACGAACACGGATTACAACCAGAAAGTCGGACGGATGCCCGAAAAGAGCGAATGGATGCAACAGCGGTTTGGGATTTAATGGGCAGCGCGGCGCAAATCGTTGTTGCGAAAGGGCAGCGCGTGGAAACCTTTGTGCCGACCGCAGACACGCAGGAATCAATCCTGAAAGTGGTAATGGGACGGAGCGGTAGCCTGCGAGCGCCTACAGTGCGAAGTGGAGATAGTTTCTTTGTCGGATTTAACAACGCGCTCTATGCGCAGATAATGCCACCTGCGCGCTGAGACGTGTGGAGGTAAGGTCGTTTCGCCCTTGCAGAGGCATGTTTCTTTTCATGATTGTAGCCTGCAACAACGGAGCAGGCGGATATACGGAGAAGTCCTTCAAATGTTGAACCGACCTGACCGAACCGCAAGGAAAATTAAAAAAATTTTGATTACGGGTGCGAATGGCTATCTGGCACAATTTGTTATTGATCGGTTGTGTGGTGCGTATGAACTCACGCTCACTGATATTGTTGAATTGGATCGGACGGTTTCAGGCACAACTTTTATCAAGGCAGATGTGACAAATGCTGCCGAAATTGAGGCGGTGTGTGCAGATCAAGATGCTGTCGTCCATCTCGTTGCACTGGTGCGGGGACGGTCTGATAAACCCGCCTCGCTGTTTGCGGATGTTATGGTGAAAGGGACCTGGAACGTCGCGGAAGCCTGTGTAAAGCAGGGTGTCAAAAAGTTGGTTAACATCTCAAGTATTTCGGCGTGTCCTCCTGCGCCAAGCGCAAGGTTACCTTACGAGGTGGACGATGCCTTCCAGTTCGGTCCGGGAGATCTTTACTACGCGTTGGCGAAGTACCTCGGCGAGCGGATCGGTGCGGCGTATCATCAAGCATACGGGTTAGACGTGATCCATGTCCGCCCGGGAGTGATAGAGGGAGACGGACAGAATCCGGGACCTGCAGCTCCTGAAGTTGTGACGGATCCTTGGTTCGTTTACGTGGACCCCAGGGATGTCGCACAGTGTGTCGCACGCGCCATTGAAACAGAGACGGTGAAGTATGGCGCGTATAATGCCGTCGCGGGTCGTGCGGATTCCCGTTTCGCGTGGAGACAGGCAGCGGACGATTTAGGATATTCACCAGCTCACAATTGGCCGGAGATCCCTGATGGAGATACGTAAAGATCTTTATGACATCTGAACTGATTTCACGGATTGAAAGCCCAATCCTTTAGGTTTGGGATGAACGGAAAGACATGGCATAGTTTCCATTAGTTTCCGCCGCCCTTGTGAATTAGACCAAAACGTTCCTTTACGGATCGATCATACTTGTTGTGAAACACTTGTGGTATCTGTATTCTCGCCTTCCGGTTGAGTTGTTTTTTCTTCGGTTCGGCTTGTAGCCAAATTTTCTATGACGCGTGAGAATGTTTCCAATTGAGGGTCTTTTCTGAACGCATTGACGATTAAGGCTAAAATTGCTATTGCAGTAGAAATTGCTGCTGCAATAGCAACAATTGAATTTGTCCTTGTCTCTGTGGTAGTTTGCTCTCCGGTCTGATACCCTTTGATTGTCGCAACATCTGTTTCTACCGTTCTAAGCCGTTCTTCTAACTTATCAATCTTTTCGTTTATTTTTTCTATTTCCGCCTTTAACTCGTTTTCTGAGTCTTTGACGATCTCACGTATCTTCTCCAAGTCTTGACTGGTCAACTCACCAAGAACTGGCAGCGCGATGACACAGAACAGTATTGAGAGGGCGAAGGTGATTTTCATTGTGTGTCTCCTTTTGGAGATAGTAAATCATATTTCGGCTACTGATTTTAAGAGTATATCACGAAAGGAAAGAAATTGCAAATTCTTTAGCCACACAAATCGTTAACTTATCTTGTTTCCTGTCCCTTCACAATCCCGTGCCCCTCTTGAATGCGGAGAATTTGGTCGGATTTCAGGTTAGAAAATTGCTCCGTAAGACCGCTCTGCCAGCGAATTTCGAGGGTATCCACGGCTGAATTCTTTCCCAATCCAAAATGGACACGTAGATCGCTTTGTGAGAGGTAACTCGCACCGCTCCGGACTTCTTTGGTAAGAGACAGGTTACCGGCTTTCACAACTATTTTTGTGCCGATACCGGACACATTGCTTCGGGTACCGATGGGTTGGATCGTCAACCAGTGATTGCTGTTACCCCCCTCGTTTTGGAGAAGCATTGCGGGTTGATTGGAGTTGTTGAGAAAAATATCGGTATCTCCGTCATTGTCATAATCCCCGAACGCCGCAGCGCGGCTGACTTTTTTGGGGAATTCTGCCAATCCGACCTCGGTAGACATATCAGTGAAATGATGTGTGCCGTTCTGTCTACGCACGTTGCGGAAAACCAAATCCATCTGCGGATAGGTGCTCTCCGAAAAAAGCGAGATGTTCTCCTGAAGATGTCCGTTCGCAACAAATAGGTCCAGCAAACCGTCGTTGTCATAGTCTAAGAATTCGACCGCCCATTTAAAATACGGGAGCGTCACTGCTCCAATTCCTGAGACAAAAGAGACATCGGTAAAAAACGCGGCGTTTTCGTTTTGATAGAGAAGTGCGGGCAGTCCAGAGGCGTTGCTGACGACGAGGTCAAGATAACCGTCGTTATTGTAATCACCGAATGCATTTCCCATACCACTTCCCGGGAAGCCATTTTCATCATATCCTGTTCCGGTGAGATCAGCGGTTTCGGTAAACGTGCCATCGCCGTTGTTGTGGTAAAACAGGTCTGCTTCCATATCGTTAGCGATGTGCAGGTCGGGATAACCGTCATTATCGTAATCTCCGACTGCGACAGCGAGACCGAGGGCACGATGTGAGATGCCTGCAGCTTTGGTGACATCTGTGAAGGTGCCGTCGCCGTTATTGCGATAGAGGATATCTGGCTCGCTTACAAAATGGCTGCCAGCGATCTGATCTGTCGGGCTACAATAGGTCCGAATCCCCTCCGTTTCCCACCATTCATTTTCCGCGACAAAAAATTTCATGTAATTGACGACGTATAGGTCAATGTACCCATCTAAATCGTAATCCAGAAAGGCACAACTTGTGCCCCAGCGTTCATCGCCGACTCCCGCTTTTTGCGTCATATCGGTAAAGGTGCCATCCCCGTTGTTGTAATAGAGGCGATTCGGTCCATAGTTGGTTACATAAATTTCAGGATAGCCGTCGTTGTTGACATCAGCGGCTGCGCATCCGACGCCGTAGCTGGTATCTCCAACGCCTGCGCTGTCTGTAATATCAGTAAAAGTGCCGTTGCCGTTATTTCGATAGAGTCTGTTTCGAGGGGCTTGTGTCTGAGGCGTTTTTTCAGGGGTTGGCGGGGGGATGTGTGTAGCGTTCACTACATAGAGATCCAATGCCCCATCAACATCAAAGTCGAAAAAGACCGCACCGGATCCAAGGGTTTCGAGGAGATACTTCTCACCGGTTCTGCCATCGACGTGCCGAAATGTGATTCCTGCAGCAGCGGTCGCGTCAACGAATTGGACTTCTGCAGAAGTGGATAGACTCAGAAGGAAAAAGAGAATGATATAGCAGAAGCATCTCATCGTTCGGTGGTGTATTTTTCCTGTCCTTTCGTTGAACGGGCATGTGCGTGTCGCGCCTCGCTTTCCAACCCAAGGGCGGTGCAAACTTGCGAAAGCGTATCCCAATAGTTCGACGCAGTCGGGACCAGACGAACAGCGGTTCGGGCATGAGAGAGGGCTTGATCCAAATCTATCCCCGATTCTATATAGCAGACGGCGACATTGTTATGTGCAATCGCGAGTGTGGTGTCGAGAGTGAGTGCTTGTTTGTAAGCCGCTATAGCGAGGTTCATTTTTCCTTGCTTATGGTAGGCATGCCCTAAATTGTAGTGCGCAGTGGCTAAATCGGGGGCAAGAGAAATGGCGTGTTTGTAATTCGCAATTGCATCCTCAGGCCGACGACGTGCGAGATAAACAATACCGAGATTATTATAACCTCTTGCGTCGTTGGGGTGTCTTTTTACCCATATTTCGGCTTCTTTGAGGAGCGGATCTGTTTGGCGAAGAACTTTGAAAAATGCCATCGCTGCGGTGGCTTTTTTCTTTTCGCCGCGTTTGATATAAATTTGAGCGAGTTGATAATGGGCTTCTGTGTTATCCGTATGGATTTCAATAGCCTTTTCAACCGCGGTGATGGCATCCTCCCAACGTTCCTGCCTTGCATAAACCTTACTTAATCCTAAAATGGCACTCGGATTTCCGTTTGGATTCAGACGCGTGGCTTGTTTATAGGCGCGAATGGCTTGTCCGAAATCACCTTGTTTCAAGTAGACCTCGCCGAGTCCGGTATACGCATCTCCCCATTCTGCGTCAATAGCAATCGCGCGCTTAAACGCCTTGAGGGCATGTGGGAGATCGCCTTTCTTGAGGTAAACCAGCCCTATATTATAGTGCGGTTCAGCCGTCATAGGAGACAACGCAAGTGCGCTCTTATAGGCATCAAGTGCGGCATCGTATTGCTTCAGTTCGGAATATGCGACACCGAGTCTATTGAAAATGATAGGGGAATTTGGATTAAGTGCGATGGCTTTTCTGTATTCGGAGATGGCACGTTCAAATTCTCCGAGATCGTGGTAGGTCGTGGCACTCTTGTAAGACGCTTCGGCAGGTGAAGTGTCGGATACAGCGATATTTATAAAAGCCGGGATGGGCAACCCAGCCCCTACGAGGATGAATATAATGATATATTTTCGCATACGCTTTTCTCTGATGTAAGGGCGGCGTTGGAACCGCCCTGGTCAAGCGTATTTCTTAATCGCGATCGGCTTTAATGCTGCCCCATGTGGTCGCGAGTTTCTCTGCGGCTTCTACTGGCAGAAATTCGCCATCCATAATTTCGCTGATTTCTGCCTCAGTGATGATCCGGTTGAAAAGAAACACCTCGTCAATGACGCCTGTGAAAAATTCTTGACCCGGATGGCGGGCACCCACCATAATGGAACCATCAATTTCATCAACAGGTGGCGGTTTCGCGCCACCACCGGCTTCTTTCCCATCGTTGTAAATAACGACTTTTGATTTGGTGTCGTGTGTGACTGCCATGTGCACCCAGTCTTCGGGTTGAACATCAGTGCTGAGGGCTTTCTGTGCCCAAGTACCACCAGATGTTGACCAGAAAAAAGTTTTGCGACTACCATTCTGAAAGATTGTTGCCCATTTCAAGGAGCCGGCTGCGACCATGTAATTCCAGTCCCGAATTTGGGCTTTGCCACGCTTAACCCAGAAAGCGACAGAGAACTGTTCTCTTAACTGTAAGGTGTCGTTGATAGGCACGATGACATGTTCTCCCTTGGTTCCATCGAATTCCAAGGCTTTGCCGAACTGTCCATCTACCCATTTAGGATTCTGGACAAATTCACCGTCGTGACCATATATGGAACCATCTGCGGCTGTCCCTCCCTTTCCTTCGTCAAAAGAGAGGTATAAAACGAGAGATTTGTCCTCTAACCCAGCATGTAAAGGTGTCGTAAAGGCGAACAGAGCACATATTGCGACGAGTCCACCTATAAATTGTTCAAATTTGCGCACAGTCATTCCTCCTTTTAGCAAGCACCACACTTCTTACAAACGGTCGTATCGCATTCACTCGTCGTGAACCCTTTTTCGTGTTTATGGAACTCAAGTTGTAGGAATTGCGGTTTAACGTTAAGGTCAAGGTGGTCCCAAGGATTGGTTTCATGCAGCGGGCGTTGACGTGTCGCGTAAAAATGTGGGACTAATTCGTGTTTGCGGAAGGCTTGGTTCCATGGCATCCCGTGTGCAAGCTCGAGGATGACTTTTCCGAGTCGCCGATCGCCGCGTGCGAAGACAGCCTCTTGATGTGCGAGTCTGGCACTGGCGGAACCAACTTTGATGCTACCCAGTCGATTAATTTCGCGTTTCAGGAAATCAAGTTTTCGGGAGATAGTTTTCGGGGGTTCCATCGCTACCCACTGGAAAGGTGTATGGGGTTTTGGCACCATGGGTGAAATCGTAAAGTGGATACGCGCTATTTTTCCTGTTCGTTTCGCGTGGGGGAGAACTATAGTTCGCATCTCCTTTGCCATATCGACAATGGCTTCCACATCTGCTGGTGTTTCATGAGGAACACCGATGAGGAAGTATAGGCGAAGGTTGAGAATATCACGTTTCAATGCTTCCTCAAACACATAGTAGAGGCGTTCACGTGGAATAGCTTTATTAACAACCTTTTGGAGTTCTTCAGTCGCAACTTCTGGCGCAATGGTGATGGTCCCTTGTTCACTGTCTGCAAGTGCGTCGAGCAGCGGCGTGCGAACTGTTTCGGCGCGCAGTGAAGCGCAGGAGATCCGAAAGCCACGTTCAACGAGTCCTGTAGCGATTTCATCGATGTGCGGATGATCAGAAATCGAGGCACCGACGAGTCCGATTCTGTCTGTAATGCCGCGTGCGCGTTCTGCAAGTGCCAACGTGCTTTCTACAGAACGATGTCTCGGCCATCGGCGGGCATAATCTGCAACACAGAAACGGCACTGCCTACCGCACCCGCGCACGATTTCAATGAGATGTGCATTTGCGAATTCGGTGTTGGGGGTGTGGATGTGCGTGCAGGTTTCGACATCATCAAGTTTTGGGACCGCGCCTGCGCGAATCTGAGCCGATACGCCGGGCTTCGGGGAGACGGCATCAATCGTCCCGTCTTCGCGATAGGTTACGTCATAAAAATGTGGGACGTAAAGCCCGGGAACAGTTGCGAGTGTTTCGAGTAATTCGCGCTTCGGTGCACCGGATCTTTTCCACGCATCGAAATGTGCCATGAGTTGGTGGATGATAAGTTCGGCTTCCCCGACGACGAAAACGTCAACAAAATCGGCAATCGGTTCTGGATTGTAGGCGATATTAATGCCACCCGCAATAACGAGTGGATCCCATTCCGTTCGTGCCTCGGCAAGGGCGGGGATGTTCGCCAATTCTAACGCGCGAGGAATGTTCACATAATCTGATTCAAAGGAGACTGAAAACCCAATGATGTCAAATTGGTTCAAAGGGGTCTGCGTTTCAAACGAGAAAAGTGCCTTTTTTTGAGAGGCAAGTTTCCGCAGATAATTAGGTTCAGGGATAAAAACGCGTTCACAAGCGGTATCTGGTCGGTTGTTAAGCGTCGTGTACATAACCTGCACACCGAGACTTGACATACCGAGGGCATACGTGCTCGGATAGACGAGCGCGAATTTGTTAGGTTTTCTGAAGTTATTATGTGCGCCGTGTTCTTCACTGCGCAAGTGTTGATAATGTTGATGTAGATTCACTGTTGCCTCAAGTATAGTAGAGTTTACTTGAAATATGCTCGTAAGCAAAAGGTCGATGCTAAAAAAGTGAAAAAGCGATGCACGCCGCACGATGGTATGAAAACACGGTGCGGCGTTAGTTTTCAAGGAATCTCAATCAAAAATTTCGGGGTTACGAACCCCTCCGACAAGGATCAGAAGCGATAGGAGTTGATATAGAAGTCGTTCCTATTTATCGTTCCCCCGTCTTTTTTGAACGCGCAGAAAAGCCGGAATTTCCCAATCTGTTTCACGCTGCCGCGAGCCTTGAGCTCTGCCTCGGGCGGGTTTCTGCGGGTTATTTTGGGGTCGGTTATCCTCCTCTATAGGAGGTTCAACATTTGCGCTTGCCCCACGCCTCGGAATCCTGGGTCTATCGGATTGTGTTCTGGCGATCCTTGATCTTGCCCGGCTTGGACTGGGTCTACGCTGTTCAGAAGTCGCCTGGGGCTGCCTTTGATAGGTGTCTGTGTCATCGAGGCCATAGCCTCCGCCTTCAGTGGAATTAAATCCTGTTGCGATGACGGTTACAAGGACTTCATCGCCGAGTTCCAATTCATCTTTATAAACAAGTCCAAAAATAATTTGTGCCTCGGGGGCTGTATCTTGAATGACCCCCATAGCTTCATCGAGTTCGTGCATCATGAAATCCGGCGGTGCGGTTATATTCACGATCATCCCGACAGCACCCGCAATATTAGTTTGTTCAAGGAGAGGAGAACTGATGGCTTGTTCTGCGGCGATTTGGGCGCGGTTGTCTCCCGTCGCATGCCCCATGCCCATCAAAGCACTTCCTGCGTTTCGCATGATAGATTCAACGTCGGCAAAGTCAACGTTAATTTCGCCGGATTCTGTAACGATGTCAGATATACTTTTAACGCCATGTAAAAGAATCTGGTCTCCCATGCGAAATGCTTCTCGAATTGGGAGTTTCCTGTCCATAGTATCGATGAGACGCTGGTTTGGTACGACGATTACGGAATCAGCAGCAGCTCGGAGTTCTTCGAGTCCTTCTTCGGCGGTGGCTGCGCGGCGTTGTCCCTCAAAGTTGAAAGGACGTGTCACAACCCCGATCGTCAGGGCTCCACGTTCTTTTGCTTGTGTAGCAATGATGGGTGCTGCGCCGGTACCGGTTCCACCTCCCATACCTGCGGTGATGAAGACCATATTTGCATTCTCTACGATAGTTTGGAGATGTTCTCTGTCTTCTTCGGCGGCTTTTCTGCCAATGTCGGGGTTTGCCCCGGAACCTAAGCCTTCGGTCGTGTTAACGCCAATTTGGATTTGAGTCGCACCCCGGCAGGTCACGAGTGCTTGTTGATCTGTATTGACGGCATAAAATTCTATGCCAGTAAGTCCTGCTTCAATCATACGTTTGACAGCGTTTCCACCTGCTCCACCCACTCCAATGACTTTAATCCTGGCGCGTAGACTTTCAAATTCTTCCTGTTCAAATTCTATCATGTTGAATTTCAATTGCTATATGCAATGAGACAGCAACCTAATTCCTCCTATCATTATAGCCTCAATCTCCAGACCGAGGTTCCTTATTAACTTTCATGAATTCGCTTTTTCACATTAAATTATACGCTATTAGCGAAGTTAAGTCAAGTGTTGCTAATAGTTTGGTATGAGACGGGGTTACCCTCTTAAATAATGTGGAGAACGTTTAATATCCAAACCATTCTTTGACACGCTGCAGAAATGAGCCAAAGGCGTTTCCTCTATAACGTGCGTTGTGGTCACGTTCTAACTGCCGCAAAGTCTCGCCGTAAAGGGCGAGTCCTATTCCTGTCGAGTACATTGGGTGGTTCACTCGGTCAGTCAAGCCTTGCAAACCGCGTGGGTATCCGATCTGGACGCGCAATTGGAGCATGGCTTCAGCGAGTTCTTGCAAACCATCCATCAGCGCAGTACCCCCAGTGAGGACGAGTCCACCTGGAAGTGGAATATTACCTAATTCGTCACCGATTGCGTCCAAGATTTCAGCCATACGGTATTCAATAATTTGGGCAAGTTCAATCCGGTTGATGAAACGCGGGGGTGTTGAGTCGCCCGCGACTGGAATGGATCGAGCTTCATCAGGGTCAATTAATTCTGTCCACGCGCAGCCCCGGTGAAGTTTAAGTGCATCCGCTTCTGGAAGGGTGACTTTTAGGTATTGCGCAATATCGTTGGTAACGTGCTGGCCGCCAACAGGAATTACGGCTGTATGTTCAATAGAATCCTCTTTGTAAATGATAATTTCAGTCGTTCCGTCACCGATATCAACGAGTGCAATGCCGACTTCACGCTCATCCTTTGAGATAGTGGCTTGCGTTGCTGCGAGCGGTGCGGCGACAAGCGTTTCAACTATAGGCACGCCTGCTTTTTCGATGCTATTGAGCAGATTCTGAATAGCTGTTGTGCCACCTGTAATAATGTAGGCGTAAGCTTCAAGACGGGCGCCTGACATACCGACAGGTTCCCGAATACGACTCTGGGCATCAACGACGAAATTCTGTTGGAGTACATGCAGTATTTCCCTGTCTGCGGGAATGGAGATTGCCTTCGCAGCTATCATCGCTCGGTCAACATCGTCCTGTGAGATCTCGGTATTTGCTACAGAGACAACCCCGTGTGACGTTTGCCCAATAACATGTTCACCGGAAATACCGACGCAGACAGAGTCTATTTTTACGCCCGCCATCAATTCAGCACTGGAAATGGCTTTACGAATCGCCTCGGCTGTTTGGTTGATGTCAACGACAACTCCCCTCCGAAGTCCTTCCGAAGTGGCGTGACCAACGCCGATAATTCCTATTTTGGGACTCTCGCCGTGCAGTGTATTCCCAACAACTACCGAAATTTTGCTTGAACCGATATCAAGTCCTGCGATAATATTTTGTTTTGGCATTTAAATGTTTTCACCTCCTTCTTTAAATATCAAGGGGAACCGTAAACAGATACGGAGTCATGCTATAAGGATAGGACTACCTGTTTTTGGCATAACCCCCCAAGTAGAGTGTATCTTGGTACCTTACGTCCAAATATGGCTTTTGGGCACTCGGACTCTTACCAATAAGTTCAAGAATCTGAGTTCTATACTGTTTTAAAAGCAGGGCAGTATGATGAAGCCCGGATTCGAGGGCATCTCCAGCAAGCCATACAGGTATAGGCAGCGCATCAATCTGTAGCTGAATTTTTTGGAAATCATTTGCGTCAATAATCCGTATTTGTGCCGCAAGTGCTGGTTCCTGAAGTAGGACAGTTTTTAAAAGTGCTAATCCTAATTGAACCTCGCTGCTTTGAACGATAGTCCCAATTCTCGGGAGTTCATTGCTCACTACCGAAAGTATTACCATCTCTTCAGGTATCCCTTCAGACCTCCATTGACCTGTTTCTTTAACCTCTATAGTTTTTAACACATGTCCTTCGCTATCTACCAAAAAAAACGAAATATCACCATTGCGTAGCGCACTGACAGTGAAGGGTTGGTTTCCTAATGTGTGTGCCTTGAGCATGTCCGCTTGCGGAGCGTTACTGACCCCCAGGAGCGCGAAAGGTTCACGTTCAGTGACTTCGATGGTGAGTACCCGCTTCATTACATGTTTAACGACATGAACTTCTTTAATGTAACTTAAATTTTCCTTTAGATAGCGGGCTGTTTGTTCTTCGGAAGCCGT
This window of the Candidatus Poribacteria bacterium genome carries:
- the ftsA gene encoding cell division protein FtsA; the protein is MPKQNIIAGLDIGSSKISVVVGNTLHGESPKIGIIGVGHATSEGLRRGVVVDINQTAEAIRKAISSAELMAGVKIDSVCVGISGEHVIGQTSHGVVSVANTEISQDDVDRAMIAAKAISIPADREILHVLQQNFVVDAQSRIREPVGMSGARLEAYAYIITGGTTAIQNLLNSIEKAGVPIVETLVAAPLAATQATISKDEREVGIALVDIGDGTTEIIIYKEDSIEHTAVIPVGGQHVTNDIAQYLKVTLPEADALKLHRGCAWTELIDPDEARSIPVAGDSTPPRFINRIELAQIIEYRMAEILDAIGDELGNIPLPGGLVLTGGTALMDGLQELAEAMLQLRVQIGYPRGLQGLTDRVNHPMYSTGIGLALYGETLRQLERDHNARYRGNAFGSFLQRVKEWFGY
- a CDS encoding FtsQ-type POTRA domain-containing protein, translating into MTRLNHLKIGKKRNEYTWQTSMPARRLGKHPNAKIYVWRRIILVIAVIVTLSFAGKIVLGFFSAEYVSLELSGNMHYTDVQIYDVLGEKLENIVTASEEQTARYLKENLSYIKEVHVVKHVMKRVLTIEVTEREPFALLGVSNAPQADMLKAHTLGNQPFTVSALRNGDISFFLVDSEGHVLKTIEVKETGQWRSEGIPEEMVILSVVSNELPRIGTIVQSSEVQLGLALLKTVLLQEPALAAQIRIIDANDFQKIQLQIDALPIPVWLAGDALESGLHHTALLLKQYRTQILELIGKSPSAQKPYLDVRYQDTLYLGGYAKNR